Proteins encoded together in one Anticarsia gemmatalis isolate Benzon Research Colony breed Stoneville strain chromosome 1, ilAntGemm2 primary, whole genome shotgun sequence window:
- the LOC142977285 gene encoding uncharacterized protein LOC142977285: MMGDAEQQLKVRHSFCSPPQPPRDVSQIDNCCKSDIDVLQRLDQATTNRRQRDIVQHLNKSLGEYYKKYEHDEVPVKESTLNAFATIQDRGSLTNSELDKLEMKIFRNISQELQTEHSSLSSLESNIKFFKTTVQEIFDNFYASMRDFELYKKRFHEILSKNQEDAVADMEDFIKDMIQHIMSSESSISHDSKRSYDSKSSDTYKNGSDVTSYDIKDNDTYVKKTSYLCNHDNPITPLSANTISDAGSRQPVVEAYKNVDYCTDSTGGESKLRKSNNIGPSKEEIFNIYLLSGNPYVQIKMNDRNLLSEINIKEPCKTIGDGKYVASAENMRRVAAKKMELEKYVEQERENDDGPDREIPVKVSYAKKNIYLNEDFTQEHECEKSFISKICNYLCKKFRKAA; the protein is encoded by the exons ATGATGG GTGATGCAGAGCAGCAGTTGAAAGTTCGGCACAGCTTTTGCTCTCCGCCGCAGCCACCCAGAGATGTATCACAGATCGATAACTGTTGCAAATCTGACATCGATGTCCTACAACGACTAGATCAGGCTACAACTAACCGTAGGCAACGCGACATCGTTCAACATCTTAATAAGAGTTTAGGAGAATACTACAAGAAATACGAACACGATGAGGTGCCCGTTAAAGAGTCCACACTCAATGCCTTCGCGACCATACAGGACAGAGGATCCTTAACCAACTCCGAACTTGATAAacttgaaatgaaaatattcagaaatataTCACAGGAACTTCAAACTGAACATAGCTCTCTTTCTAGCTTGGaatctaatataaaattctttaagACCACAGTACAAGAAATATTCGACAATTTTTACGCATCAATGCGAGACTTTGAGTTGTACAAAAAGCGATTTCACGAAATACTTTCTAAGAACCAAGAAGATGCAGTAGCAGACATGGAAGATTTCATAAAAGATATGATACAGCACATCATGTCTTCAGAATCATCCATATCACACGATAGTAAGAGGTCTTACGATAGCAAGTCCTCGGATACCTATAAGAATGGAAGCGATGTTACCAGCTATGACATAAAAGACAATGATACGTATGTCAAAAAGACttcatatttatgtaatcaTGATAATCCTATTACCCCATTATCGGCGAACACAATTTCTGATGCTGGGAGTCGTCAGCCAGTAGTAGAGGCTTACAAGAACGTTGATTACTGCACTGATTCCACCGGTGGCGAAAGTAAACTGCGCAAATCTAATAATATTGGGCCTTCCAAGGAAGAAATCTTTAATATCTATCTCCTTAGCGGAAATCCATATGTTCAGATCAAAATGAATGACCGAAACCTGTTAtcagaaattaatataaaagaaccGTGCAAAACGATAGGCGATGGTAAATATGTCGCGTCTGCCGAAAACATGAGGAGGGTAGCTGCTAAGAAAATGGAACTTGAGAAGTATGTGGAGCAGGAACGAGAGAACGATGACGGACCTGACAGAGAAATACCAGTCAAAGTCTCTTATGCGAAGAAGAATATTTATCTAAACGAGGACTTCACCCAAGAACACGAATGCGAAAAATCTTTCATATCCAAAATTTgcaattatttatgcaaaaaattCCGCAAAGCTGCGTAA